The Vitis vinifera cultivar Pinot Noir 40024 chromosome 1, ASM3070453v1 DNA segment TATACTCCTCCACTATGACAAAATATAGTTGGCACTAACTTCTAAGGTTTCAATATTCGCTGACAAAATATGCTAATTCATCAGGAAGTTGATTAAGTTGACACCCAGTAGCATATTAGTTAGAAACCCTGTCTGTTTTGGTTTAACTTGATAGCTAGTAGCTTATTAGTTAGAAACCCTGTCTGTTCTGGTTCTAACATGCATCTAGCCAACAGCAGATCTTTTCTTGTGAAAAACACAAGTGTCAAGATCTAACCTAAATGGAGTGGGTTTCGCCAAGGCACTATTTGTGATATGATGGTGATTTCCTTCAAGTGTTTTGGGAATTCATTTAGAGGAAGGGCTGTTTGGAGGATAGCTTGTCTCTCTTTGCTATGGATTGTGTGGAAAGAGAGGAATGCTAGGATTTTCAAGAACACTTGGAGGTCATCGGATTCATTGTAGGATTcgcttcatttttttgtttctttttgggcttaCTGTACAAACATTTTTAAACCCTTCCCTTTGAGTGTAATTCAGCTTAGTTGGCTCTTGATTTGTACATGTTAGGGTTGGGTTATAGGGGCTGTTGTTGGTTTACTTGTATAGGCCTTTTTGTTCTTCTTGTATAGCCTTCTTTGTTTTGAGGAGGTTTGCTTGGTTACTTTTGATCAGGTTTGTTTTTCATGAggaggacctctcatccttcttttgtttttctattaatacatttgtttgtttccgatcaaaaaaaaaaaaaaaaaagatctaaCCTAAATGTAGTAATAGCGTGATCTAGCTTAGTTTCCCTATTATGGCCTCTTGTACTATTCGATTTTTgggattttatgtttttagtcaTTCCTTCTATTGAAATTTGATTGCTACATTAGGATTTCTTATTACATCTTGCAATGTTAATTTAGtggatatttttcttatatggTCACTAAGACTATATCCTCACTTGAGTTCATTTAAGGGCCTATATTTAATCACCATGTTCACTATGTTTGGTTAGCAAAGGTGGAGAATGGCAATTTGTAGATGTGGGTGTCTTGTTGTAGTGTAAGctatcaaaatatgatttttgtttgtAGTGGTAATTTGGCGACAGCAGTGTCTAGTTGTAGCATAAGCTATGCAGATATGTATAGCTTGGTGGTGGACAGACAAGTGGTGACAATTTCATGGGTAAGTGAAGGTGTTCAGGGGATTGGTTTTGAGGGTAATTTGGGTCGCAATTGAAGACCACATTTACAGTGATGAAATCATGGTTGAGTTATACACTTGAAAGGAGCTTGTTGCAGCTATCACTGTTCATGGGTTTGGAATCTCTCTCATGcttcttccttttttcattACCAAATATGTTTCCACAACTTGTAAAGGAAATATACACATATTGCTTGTTtgctgtttatttatttgaaatatgcaATGCCAAAGTTGCTGCATGACAGCTTTTAGTCCTAGGGAATATTACACCATAGAAATAGTGCAATCTGACCATTGACAGTTGATCTATCTACTGATGTTTCAGTTATGATTTGTATTCTAACACTAGCTGTTCTAGAAAGGGTTGCACTCCCTATTTAAGAGTTCTTGAGTGATACACATTCTATTACAGAATACTTTTGGAGACTTTTTCTGAAATTGCAGCAAGTCCACCCAcccctctttttttcttctttctttttttttccctcttttcttttcctttctcctcTAATAATATCCACACAACAGTTATCAAGAGGCTTGGAATACTGTTTTGGACCATCCCCCTTGTGAAGTTTCCTTATGTTCTCCCCTCTTATATTTCTGCCGTTTCTATGCCATTCAGTCTTGATACCTTAATGCCTTGGCAGaaattttgcaatttttctatTAGCTTCATATTGTTCATGTTGTTCGGCTGATTTTAACCCATTTGAGCAGAAAAATAGTTAGCATAAAAGTCATAATCTAGAATCACCTCAGTCTATGGTTGTCTTACGTCTCTTTTGAGATTCATTTGTTTGGTTTCATGGGTAAAAATCATGCTTAGTAACTAGAATCTAGTTTTTTATCAAATCCTCCGCACGGTTCAAGAATTTAGTATAATCCCATGCATTGAGAAAATTTCTTGTTAAATTAAGTGATTATTATTTTCTGCTGAACTGAATTTACACACTTCATTTAGAGTTCAGAGGTTTCTACAGTAGCCTGACAAGAAGCCTAGGCTGCATCATCATTGAGCACAATGCCACAGTAGCATTTCAGGGAAATGGCTTGGCCATGAGCTTCTTGCCTTTTTAAAATGTTAGTGATCATTTTAATGCTTGTAGGACTAGTAGCTTTAGAGGATCCACCCTATTTACTATTGTCTAGAATGTAGCACTAGGATTTTCAGCTCATGACTTACACTAGATATTCTGGATGCAGATTGGGAACTGTGTTGGAGCTGCGAACCACCGACACTTTATTgccttcctcatttcagctgtCATCAGTACGACTTATGTTGCAATCATGTCTGTATACGCAGGGTTCCACATCTGGCCACCGTTAACTTACAGATCTCTTGGCCGTTTGAATGGATCTGGTGCAGATTCAGGTTTCATAGCCATGAAGGAGATTATTATTGCCTTTTTTAGCTCAGCTGTCCATCTATCCCTGCGAGGGCTTGTCCtagtttatttgtttgtttcaagTGTTTCTGTGGAGATTGGTTTAAGTGTGCTGTTGTGGCAGCAACTCAGCTTCATCTATGAGGGGAAGACTTACTTGACACAGTTAAGTTCACAAGGAGATGATGCAGTTGGAGACAGGGATTGCCGGAATCTCCTCCGTTTCTTTGGCTGCCCATATtctgcttccagatatttgacgagtttttcaaattctataaaGAGACACGATAAGTAAAATCTGACAGCAGAACTATaattcctcttttctttttgccCCCACCCCTGTTATAGTGTACACAGACGGGAAAAACAGACCACTTCCTTTGTTGTTTGTGTCCTTTTTTCTTGCCAATTGAATGGAGAAAGGGAAGGTGAAGTCTGGAATTGGAGTTAGAATACTGCCTGTAAAATATTAATTCTTTTTCCCaatcaaattaaatattatactCTGTGTTTAAATCTTGAGAATTCACaggagaaaagaaataaaagtggGAAACACTTTTCACAGGTTGGTAGGAAAGCACTAACCAAATCATTTAGTCAGTAATGGTGAGGCAGCTGGTGGATAGGTCTTGCTTGAACTAGataaaaaggaggaaatcatACTAGATACCAAATTGGAATGGATGTTTGTTATTAAGTACAGTAATGCCTTGAGCATATTGCATGCAAATTAAAATCTCATACTATGACACAG contains these protein-coding regions:
- the LOC100249684 gene encoding protein S-acyltransferase 11 isoform X2, encoding MQENFVTVVTEDHETTCWGCGLRLLLASYTPIYKCGWCGAITNPNTCKRGGVLTVYPVVFSISYFYGIIHCTITMILSVTTLSTFSLAAFCCAGTPPNMTWGSYPVVGKGSLENYTFCHYCSKPKSPRTHHCRSCGMCILDMDHHCPFIGNCVGAANHRHFIAFLISAVISTTYVAIMSVYAGFHIWPPLTYRSLGRLNGSGADSGFIAMKEIIIAFFSSAVHLSLRGLVLVYLFVSSVSVEIGLSVLLWQQLSFIYEGKTYLTQLSSQGDDAVGDRDCRNLLRFFGCPYSASRYLTSFSNSIKRHDK